One window of Leptotrichia trevisanii DSM 22070 genomic DNA carries:
- a CDS encoding Rha family transcriptional regulator: MNELMNIENRNTLTSLDIAEITGKEHKNILSDIRDEISKIGEERGRLIFQPTTYIDNFNRNQPAFLLNYKGVLQLGARYNAETRFKLIEKIEQLQKPMTVEDMIILQANEMKSVKHRINIVENKIDNEIRIDHTEQRKLQKAVSIRVYQRLDVISADRNLMFPAIYRDLKDRFGVASYRDIKRKDLTEALAYVQNWIEKAELRN, encoded by the coding sequence ATGAACGAATTAATGAATATAGAAAACAGAAATACACTAACAAGTTTAGATATAGCGGAAATAACAGGAAAGGAACATAAAAATATTTTATCTGACATAAGAGATGAAATAAGTAAAATAGGGGAAGAGAGAGGTCGGCTAATTTTTCAGCCAACCACATATATTGATAATTTTAACAGAAATCAACCTGCATTTCTTTTGAATTACAAAGGAGTGTTGCAACTTGGGGCAAGATATAATGCTGAAACAAGATTTAAACTTATTGAAAAAATTGAACAGCTTCAAAAGCCAATGACTGTTGAGGACATGATCATATTGCAGGCAAATGAAATGAAAAGTGTCAAGCATAGAATCAATATCGTAGAAAATAAAATTGACAACGAGATAAGAATAGATCATACAGAACAGAGAAAATTGCAGAAAGCAGTATCAATAAGAGTTTATCAAAGACTGGATGTGATAAGTGCTGACAGAAATTTAATGTTTCCTGCAATTTACAGAGATTTAAAGGACAGGTTTGGAGTTGCAAGCTACCGTGATATTAAGAGAAAAGACTTGACTGAAGCATTGGCATACGTACAGAACTGGATAGAAAAAGCAGAATTGAGGAATTGA
- a CDS encoding dUTP diphosphatase, which translates to MEALKKFDMDELLKRQAMLDKKFDEKKTLRKRTQIRTFVAFIAELGELAQELKNDWNYWKNNTEKINKRKVLEELSDCLHFYLSFINQGLFRNSGGENVKFYKRCIENLEIALIFLSKFSQERENKIIAAILIVAEYVGATEEEFLKVHHDKWLKNMNERTKEEY; encoded by the coding sequence ATGGAAGCATTGAAAAAGTTTGATATGGATGAACTACTAAAAAGACAAGCGATGTTGGATAAGAAATTTGATGAAAAGAAAACTTTGAGAAAAAGAACACAAATAAGAACGTTTGTCGCATTTATTGCTGAATTAGGAGAATTAGCACAAGAACTTAAAAATGACTGGAACTATTGGAAAAATAACACAGAAAAAATAAACAAAAGGAAAGTTTTGGAAGAGTTGTCAGATTGCCTTCATTTTTACTTGAGTTTTATTAATCAAGGATTGTTTAGAAATTCCGGAGGTGAAAATGTTAAATTTTATAAAAGGTGTATAGAGAACTTAGAGATAGCTTTAATATTTTTATCAAAATTTTCTCAAGAAAGAGAAAACAAAATAATAGCGGCAATTTTAATTGTGGCCGAATACGTAGGAGCAACAGAAGAAGAATTTTTAAAAGTCCATCACGATAAATGGCTTAAAAACATGAACGAGAGAACTAAGGAGGAATATTAG
- a CDS encoding RusA family crossover junction endodeoxyribonuclease, translated as KGEVTKKRLKVEIWLYFKTKAKRDIDNYNKAILDCLKGIVIEDDELIDDLAVHKIKGYGKDKVYIEILERRN; from the coding sequence AAAGGCGAGGTAACAAAAAAACGGCTCAAGGTTGAAATATGGCTTTATTTTAAAACTAAAGCCAAAAGGGATATAGACAATTACAACAAGGCTATTCTAGACTGCTTGAAAGGAATCGTGATTGAGGATGACGAACTTATAGACGATTTGGCTGTGCATAAGATAAAGGGGTATGGCAAGGATAAGGTTTATATCGAAATTTTAGAGAGAAGGAATTAA